Within the Senegalia massiliensis genome, the region ATATATCTTCATGACTTAGGAAAAATTAATGTAGTATTTCAAAAAAAGAAAATGGAAAAAAGTATTAGTGGTGTAAAATATAGAAGACTTAATAATAGTGAGCATAGTTTAATATCTAGTTTACTATATATAGCAATTTTTAATGAAGAAATAAAGTTAATAAAAGATTATGATTTTAAAAGATTAGCGGAACACATCATGTATATAAATAGTTATAATATGTCCAGACACCATGGATACTTAAAAGATTTAGAGGGATATAAAAATAAGTTGGAAAATTTAAAAAATAAAATAAAGGAGCATCCTGATTATATAATAGATTATATAGGACCAGATATAAGTGATTTAGATTTTAAAGAATCTAGTTTTTTAGGATATAAAAACTATAGTGAAAACGATTTTTACGGGAGATATGAAATTTATATATTAGAAAAACTACTTTATTCTATTATAGTTAATTGTGATTTCTATGCAACTTATGATTATATGAACAGTGAACCTATAGATGAATTTGGAGAGTTAAGAGACTTAAATGAGCTAAAAGGAGCTTACTACAATACCAATATATATAAAGGAATATATAAATATAAAAAATATAAAATGAACTTATTAGAAGAGAATCCTTTCGGAGAAAATTCTATAAACACATTAAGAAGCGAGATGTTTTTAGAAGCAGAAGAGAATTTATTAAAAAACATAAATAAAAACATCTTTTATATGGAAGCTCCTACAGGTAGTGGTAAAACTAATACTTCTATAAATTTAGCTTTAAAATTAATTAATCAAAATAAAACTTTAAAAAAGATATTTTATATCTTTCCATTTAACACATTGATAGAACAAACAGAGAAAAGCATAAGAGAGATCTTCACTAAAAAGGATTTTAAAGATTTTATAAAAATAATTAATTCAATCACACCTATAATCGAAGAGAGTGAGTATAAAGGACAAGAGGTATATAGTTCTATTGATTATGATAAAAAATTATTAGATATACAAATGCTACATTATCCCTTAATCATGACAAGTCACGTAAATTTTTTTAGATATCTATTTAGTGGTTCTAGAGAAGCAAATTTAGCTTTATTACATCTTTCTAATAGTGTAGTAATAATTGATGAAATCCAAAGTTATAAAAACCAAATTTGGAAAGAAATAATTGAATGCTTTTCTAAAATATTTAAATTATTAAATATGAAAGTTATTATAATGTCCGCTACTCTACCAAGGCTAGATAAATTAGTAAGTGAAAGAGAAGATATATTCACAGAACTTATAATAGACAAAGAAAAATATTATAAGAGTCCATTTTTTAAAGATAGAGTTAAATTAGATTTTAGTCTACTCAAAAATTCTGAATTTAATGATCCAGAAAAAGGGAAAGAAGAGTTGATAAAAAAAATACAAGAAGTATGGAAAGAAAAGAAAAAAAGAATATTAATAGAATTTATAAAGAAAGAAGATGCTAGAACTTTTTATAACTTAGCTAAAAAAGAATTTCCAAATAAAAGAGTAGTAGAAATAACAGGAGATGACAATAGAATATATAGAAAAGAAATATTGGATGAGTTAAAGAGTAAAGATGATAATGAAGAATTTATATTGAAGGATATTCTGATAGTAGCAACCCAGGTAATTGAAGCAGGTGTAGATATAGATGTGGATATAGGATTTAAAGATATATCTACAATAGATTCCGAAGAACAGTTTTTAGGAAGAATTAATAGATCTTGTAAACGTGAGGGACTTGCCTTCTTCTTTAACTTAACAGAAGCTAATAAAATCTATAGAGGCGATTTAAGATTAAATAAAGATTTAAGATATGAAAGGTATCAAAAGATATTGATAGAAAAGGAATTCAGTGAATTTTATGAAGAATGCTTAAAAAATGTAGAGAATAAAAAAGAAGAATTAAATGAAAATAATATAAATAATTTTTATTCAAAAATGAAATATTTAGATTTTCAAGAGATAGATAAACATATGAGTTTAATTGAAGATAATAAATACCAAGTTTATCTTCCTTATACTATAAAATATATAGAAGAGAATGAGGAAAAGGAAATAGATGGAGAAAAAGTTTGGAGAGAATTTAAGGAACTTTTAGAAAACAAAAAACTAAAGTATGCAGAAAAAAGGATTAAATTATCTTCTGTACAAGCTAAAATGGATTATTTTATATTTAATTTAGGTGAAAAACCTCAGAAGTACGAAGAGAATATTGGAAATTTATTCTATATTCAAAACGAAGAAGATTATATAATAGATGGAAAATTTGATAGAAAAAAGTATCTAAATGAGAGTGAGGATATCTTTATATGAAAATTACAGGAACTATGATAAATTATTATTTTCACTGTAAAAGACAATGTTGGCTATTTTCTAATCGTATAAATCTAGAGGATAATAGTGAAGATGTAAAGATAGGTAAAATACTTCATATTTTAAAAAGTGAAGAAAATAAAACTACAGAGCTTTCTATTGAAAATATAAAGATAGATAGATTAACTGATGATTATTTAGTTGAAATTAAAAAGTCAGATGCAGATATAAATGCTGTAAAATGGCAAGTTTTATTATATTTAAAAACACTTAAAGAAAAAGGCATAGATAAAAAAGGTATGATTGAAATTATTGAAAAGAAAAAGCAGGATAAAAAGATTCATTATGTAGAATTAGATGATGAAAGGTTAAAAGAATTAGAAGAAATTTTAGAAAATATAAATATTTTAATTAATATCAATAGCCCTCCAGATCCAATTAATGAACCAAAGTGTAAGAACTGTGCTTATTATGAATATTGCTATATATAAGAAAGGGTGAGAATAATTAAAGGTCATACAAGATATTTAATGTCTAGAGGTGAACTAAAACGAAAAGATAATTCCATAGTATTTAAAAATGAAAAGGGTAATTTCTATATTCCTATTGAAGGTATAAGAGAATTATATTGTATGAATGATATGACAGTAACTACAAAACTTTTAGATTTTATATCAAAAGCAGGGGTAGTCATTCACTTTTTTAATTATTATGGACATTATAGTGGAACATATTATCCAAAGAAACAACTAATTAGTGGAAGTTTAAAAATAAAACAAGCTACTACATACTTAGATAGACGGCTTATTATAGCTAAAAAAATAGTTGAAGGCATTGCAGTAAATATAGCTGAAACGTTATACCACTATTATAAACATGGAAAAAAAGATATTAAACCTTTGATAGATTGGTTGAGAAAAGATATACCTAATATGTTAAGCAAAGAAATAAACATAAAACAAATATTATTTATAGAAGGACAAATATGGCAGAATTTTTATGCTACCTTTAAAAACATATTAAGAGAAGAATTTGTATTTAATAAAAGAGTTAAAAGACCACCAGATAATCCATTAAATGCTATGATTTCATTTGGAAATTCTCTCTTATACACTAAAACCATTTCTCAAATATACAATACCCATCTAGATCAGTCTATAAGTTTTTTACACGAACCAATGGAAGGAAGATTTTCTTTAAGTTTAGATATAGCAGAGGTATTTAAACCTATAATAGTATTTAAAACAATTTTTGACTTAGTAAATAATAGAAAAATTAGAGTAGATAAGCACTTTGAAAAGAAAGTTAATTATTGTATTTTAAATGAAAAAGGAAGAAAAATATTCATACAAGAATTTGAAAATAGGATAAATAGTGTATTTTTGAATAAGAGATTAAATAGAAAAACTACGTATTTGACAGCAATAAAATTAGATGTATATAAACTTATAAAATATATAGTAGAAGATAAAGAGTTTGTACCCTTCAATCTAAAGGAGAGTTGTTAAATGGGTAAAATAAAGAACTATAATTACGCTTTTGTACTATATGATGTAAATGAAAAAAGAGTACATAAGGTATTCAAGGTATGT harbors:
- the cas3 gene encoding CRISPR-associated helicase Cas3' is translated as MYLINISNYVKNKDRYLAHKKKGKKNETLKEHLDKTIEYYNKLCDKKQLDTIIKNTIDEIRLEERKLNHEEQEFIYKLFINSIYLHDLGKINVVFQKKKMEKSISGVKYRRLNNSEHSLISSLLYIAIFNEEIKLIKDYDFKRLAEHIMYINSYNMSRHHGYLKDLEGYKNKLENLKNKIKEHPDYIIDYIGPDISDLDFKESSFLGYKNYSENDFYGRYEIYILEKLLYSIIVNCDFYATYDYMNSEPIDEFGELRDLNELKGAYYNTNIYKGIYKYKKYKMNLLEENPFGENSINTLRSEMFLEAEENLLKNINKNIFYMEAPTGSGKTNTSINLALKLINQNKTLKKIFYIFPFNTLIEQTEKSIREIFTKKDFKDFIKIINSITPIIEESEYKGQEVYSSIDYDKKLLDIQMLHYPLIMTSHVNFFRYLFSGSREANLALLHLSNSVVIIDEIQSYKNQIWKEIIECFSKIFKLLNMKVIIMSATLPRLDKLVSEREDIFTELIIDKEKYYKSPFFKDRVKLDFSLLKNSEFNDPEKGKEELIKKIQEVWKEKKKRILIEFIKKEDARTFYNLAKKEFPNKRVVEITGDDNRIYRKEILDELKSKDDNEEFILKDILIVATQVIEAGVDIDVDIGFKDISTIDSEEQFLGRINRSCKREGLAFFFNLTEANKIYRGDLRLNKDLRYERYQKILIEKEFSEFYEECLKNVENKKEELNENNINNFYSKMKYLDFQEIDKHMSLIEDNKYQVYLPYTIKYIEENEEKEIDGEKVWREFKELLENKKLKYAEKRIKLSSVQAKMDYFIFNLGEKPQKYEENIGNLFYIQNEEDYIIDGKFDRKKYLNESEDIFI
- the cas4 gene encoding CRISPR-associated protein Cas4, with the protein product MKITGTMINYYFHCKRQCWLFSNRINLEDNSEDVKIGKILHILKSEENKTTELSIENIKIDRLTDDYLVEIKKSDADINAVKWQVLLYLKTLKEKGIDKKGMIEIIEKKKQDKKIHYVELDDERLKELEEILENINILININSPPDPINEPKCKNCAYYEYCYI
- the cas1b gene encoding type I-B CRISPR-associated endonuclease Cas1b, encoding MSRGELKRKDNSIVFKNEKGNFYIPIEGIRELYCMNDMTVTTKLLDFISKAGVVIHFFNYYGHYSGTYYPKKQLISGSLKIKQATTYLDRRLIIAKKIVEGIAVNIAETLYHYYKHGKKDIKPLIDWLRKDIPNMLSKEINIKQILFIEGQIWQNFYATFKNILREEFVFNKRVKRPPDNPLNAMISFGNSLLYTKTISQIYNTHLDQSISFLHEPMEGRFSLSLDIAEVFKPIIVFKTIFDLVNNRKIRVDKHFEKKVNYCILNEKGRKIFIQEFENRINSVFLNKRLNRKTTYLTAIKLDVYKLIKYIVEDKEFVPFNLKESC